Proteins co-encoded in one Cervus canadensis isolate Bull #8, Minnesota chromosome 15, ASM1932006v1, whole genome shotgun sequence genomic window:
- the LOC122453738 gene encoding LOW QUALITY PROTEIN: centrosomal protein of 72 kDa-like (The sequence of the model RefSeq protein was modified relative to this genomic sequence to represent the inferred CDS: inserted 4 bases in 2 codons), giving the protein MAPGGRVLLCEEKIREKSGLAPHCDLXGIECLTVLESLNLYYNRISSLAEVFRLHSLAALSDVDLRLNPVVKSESDYRLFVVHMLPGLQQLDDRPVRESERRASRLHFGSEESLDSKQSFPSXFSEKKAESRHRLSPQSAQHQCGDALWKGPERRRSSPRAGCVEPRLQDQRCGELPPRHFAPDSTETEDSGASSQKSSVSTQKMLNPLPAPEKYRKRRMPGGRFQVPMDEACLSSLEGSLNVSRRSGSKGWGQAASSLSATPGPETPRPPSASEACPKLHSAVLPRKKATLEMLLLEALLDLVDMHWNGRGSLHSSEVFLAQARHILSSVQEFTTTQDTSTTVNEEISSLTLENKSLHSRLAELQQQYGMKMTEVVLELSDTRKEMDYLRQHLDRSLEESSSLKSLLFSMKKDVRTADAPSALNLQISGLQASVKRLSGELVELKQHLEHYDKIQELTQMLQESHSSLVSTNARLLQELDQMRGQHQAEVEQLHWSYKELKKTLALFPSSPRDARPASQPRAL; this is encoded by the exons ATGGCGCCGGGCGGGCGGGTGTTGCTGTGTGAGGAGAAGATCCGGGAGAAGAGCGGCCTGGCGCCTCACTGCGACCT GGGCATTGAGTGCCTGACGGTGCTGGAGAGCCTCAACCTTTACTACAACCGCATCTCCTCGCTGGCAGAAGTCTTCCGGCTCCACTCCCTGGCAGCGCTCTCCGACGTGGACTTGCGGCTGAACCCCGTGGTGAAGAGCGAGTCTGACTACCGCCTCTTCGTGGTGCACATGCTCCCGGGACTCCAGCAGCTGGATGACCGCCCCGTGAGGGAGAGTGAGCGGAGAGCGTCCCGGCTACATTTTGGTTCAGAGGAATCGCTGGACTCAAAGCAGAGCTTCCCGTC GttttcagagaagaaagcagagtcGCGGCACCGACTGAGCCCGCAGTCAGCCCAGCACCAGTGCGGGGACGCCCTGTGGAAGGGCCCCGAGAGGCGCAGGAGCAGCCCCAGGGCCGGCTGCGTGGAGCCGAGGCTGCAGGACCAGCGCTGCGGCGAGCTCCCCCCGCGGCACTTCGCCCCAGACTCCACGGAGACTGAGGACTCAGGCGCTTCTTCTCAGAAATCCAGTGTGTCGACACAAAAGATGTTAAACCCCTTACCTGCTCCTGAGAAGTACAGGAAGCGGAGGATGCCTGGCGGGAGGTTCCAGGTGCCCATGGACGAGGCGTGTCTCAGCTCTCTGGAGGGGAGCCTGAATGTGAGCCGGAGGAGCGGCTCGAAGGGCTGGGGCCAGGCCGCCTCTTCCCTCTCGGCTACCCCGGGGCCCGAGACCCCAAGGCCGCCCAGCGCAAGCGAGGCATGTCCCAAACTGCACTCCGCCGTGCTGCCCAGGAAGAAGGCCACCCTGGAGATGCTGCTCCTGGAAGCGCTCCTCGACCTGGTGGACATGCACTGGAACGGCCGCGGGTCCCTGCACAGCAGTGAAGTCTTCCTTGCTCAGGCGAGACACATTTTGTCATCTGTTCAAGAGTTTACAACCACTCAGGACACTTCAACAACTGTGAATGAAGAAATTAGCTCCCTGACTCTGGAAAATAAGTCTCTGCACAGTCGCCTTGCTGAGCTGCAGCAACAGTACGGCATGAAGATGACTGAGGTGGTGCTGGAACTCAGCGACACGCGGAAGGAGATGGATTACCTGAGGCAGCATCTGGACAGATCTCTGGAGGAGAGCAGTAGCTTGAAGTCGCTTTTGTTCAGCATGAAGAAAGACGTGAGGACCGCTGATGCTCCGTCCGCGCTGAACCTGCAGATCTCCGGACTCCAGGCGAGCGTGAAGCGGCTCTCAGGCGAGCTCGTGGAGCTCAAGCAGCACCTGGAGCACTACGACAAGATCCAGGAGCTCACGCAGATGCTGCAGGAGAGCCACAGCTCCCTGGTCAGCACCAACGCGCGCCTGCTGCAGGAGCTGGACCAGATGCGCGGTCAGCACCAGGCCGAGGTGGAGCAGCTGCACTGGAGCTACAAGGAGCTCAAGAAGACCCTTGCGCTGTTCCCCAGCAGCCCCCGAGACGCGAGGCCTGCCTCCCAGCCGCGCGCCCTATGA